A window from Enterocloster bolteae encodes these proteins:
- a CDS encoding DUF3100 domain-containing protein, whose translation MSGKKETYVYGSLKERFALEWKIYALAFGFILIADNIGQIKIPVGKGMFILFPIFYAIILGVLSGPQVLKIVDNRHVKAASKLVVVGICPFIAKLGITAGANIDTILQSGPVLLLHGFGNLLGPLLALPVAILLGMKREAIGSCHSINREYHMALINNIYGPDSAEARGSLSIYIVGGMVGTIYFGLMASVVGMTGWFHPQALGLGSGVGAGIMMASSSASLCAIYPEWTDTISAMASVGETIAGITGMYITMFIAIPMTDKLYTILEPKLGRFALKNKEGRDIKEETV comes from the coding sequence ATGAGCGGCAAAAAAGAAACATATGTGTATGGTTCCCTTAAGGAACGGTTTGCACTGGAATGGAAGATTTACGCCCTGGCATTTGGATTCATCCTCATAGCGGATAATATCGGCCAGATTAAGATTCCGGTGGGGAAAGGAATGTTTATCCTGTTCCCGATTTTCTATGCAATTATTCTGGGGGTATTAAGCGGGCCGCAGGTGCTTAAAATCGTGGATAACAGGCATGTGAAGGCGGCTTCCAAACTGGTGGTGGTGGGTATATGTCCCTTTATCGCCAAACTGGGGATTACGGCAGGGGCAAACATCGACACCATTCTTCAGTCCGGTCCGGTCCTTCTGCTTCATGGTTTTGGAAATCTTTTGGGGCCGCTCCTGGCACTGCCTGTTGCAATCCTGCTGGGCATGAAACGGGAGGCCATCGGTTCCTGTCATTCCATCAACAGGGAGTACCACATGGCGCTGATTAACAACATCTACGGACCTGACTCGGCAGAGGCCAGAGGAAGCCTTTCCATCTACATCGTAGGCGGTATGGTAGGTACCATCTACTTCGGTCTCATGGCATCTGTGGTGGGAATGACAGGATGGTTCCATCCACAGGCTCTGGGACTTGGCTCCGGTGTAGGAGCGGGAATTATGATGGCAAGCTCAAGCGCCAGCCTGTGCGCTATTTATCCGGAATGGACCGATACCATTTCAGCCATGGCCAGCGTGGGTGAAACCATTGCCGGAATCACGGGCATGTATATTACCATGTTTATCGCCATACCCATGACGGACAAATTATATACGATTCTGGAACCAAAGCTGGGACGGTTTGCTTTAAAGAACAAAGAGGGCAGGGATATTAAGGAGGAGACGGTATGA
- a CDS encoding Crp/Fnr family transcriptional regulator, whose protein sequence is MTLTELEAAAPALKEYTKNMPEDIRSRCTVRTHAAGSIIHQKNMELGYFGIVAKGENRVINEFENGNVYMIESNKAIDFIGEVTILAGMSHTSVTIEAVTDNVVAYISRRDAERWLASDINILNLAARHTAFKLYRSSYNNGAKLFYPPSYLLLDYMVKYGRQNGMESSRGMGSSRGMGTSRAPASVTVLRTRQMLQEEIGVNVKTLNRTIRQLKEEGFFSICKGKITFTREQYEAAIEWLEAEKDK, encoded by the coding sequence ATGACACTGACAGAATTGGAAGCGGCCGCGCCCGCCCTGAAAGAATATACAAAGAACATGCCCGAGGACATCCGCAGCCGCTGCACCGTAAGGACCCATGCAGCGGGCTCCATCATTCACCAGAAAAATATGGAATTAGGGTATTTCGGAATTGTTGCAAAAGGTGAAAACCGGGTCATCAATGAATTTGAAAATGGAAATGTCTATATGATTGAGAGCAATAAAGCCATTGACTTTATCGGGGAGGTCACCATTCTGGCCGGAATGAGCCACACCTCGGTGACCATCGAGGCCGTGACCGACAACGTGGTGGCCTACATAAGCCGCAGGGATGCCGAGCGCTGGCTGGCATCCGACATAAACATACTGAACCTGGCTGCCCGCCACACCGCCTTCAAGCTTTACCGTTCCTCTTACAATAACGGGGCCAAGCTGTTCTACCCGCCCTCCTATCTTCTGTTGGATTATATGGTAAAGTACGGACGCCAAAACGGCATGGAATCCTCCCGCGGCATGGGGTCGTCCCGTGGCATGGGGACATCCCGCGCCCCGGCATCCGTCACTGTGCTGCGCACCCGGCAGATGCTGCAGGAAGAAATCGGCGTCAACGTAAAAACCCTCAACCGTACCATACGCCAGCTAAAGGAGGAGGGATTCTTTTCCATATGCAAGGGGAAGATAACCTTTACCAGGGAGCAGTATGAGGCGGCCATAGAGTGGCTGGAGGCGGAAAAGGATAAATAG
- a CDS encoding nucleoside hydrolase, whose amino-acid sequence MGREKILLDTDIGTEVDDAITLAYLLANPDAEIMGITTVTGEAAERARLASVLCRIAGREDIPIYPGCENPIFVPQIELYAPQKKVLSRWEHQKDFPANRAVAFMQDAIRRNPGEITLVCIAPLTNVGLLFAMDPEIASLLKRIVLMCGSPTYTRYDNTGETMSAMEKSDVIVLGSKGVIENNALIDPHATKIVYGADVREHITCGLNVTSQLIMKPEEAEGLFRHPILEPVLDIAREWFKDEERVTFHDPLAAVSLFHDDVCLFEQGDLFIETDSSLLSGFTYWKKKSDGRHRVAMKVNKEKFFEHLFEVF is encoded by the coding sequence ATGGGAAGAGAAAAGATATTACTGGACACGGATATCGGTACAGAGGTGGATGATGCCATTACCCTGGCATATCTGCTGGCTAATCCGGATGCGGAAATCATGGGAATCACCACCGTTACCGGAGAGGCGGCAGAACGGGCAAGGCTGGCAAGCGTACTGTGCCGCATAGCGGGGAGGGAAGACATACCTATTTATCCGGGATGTGAAAATCCTATTTTTGTTCCCCAGATTGAGTTGTATGCACCGCAGAAAAAGGTACTCAGCAGATGGGAACATCAAAAGGATTTTCCGGCTAACCGTGCGGTTGCGTTCATGCAGGATGCAATACGAAGGAATCCAGGGGAGATTACATTGGTATGTATTGCCCCTCTCACCAATGTGGGGCTGCTTTTTGCAATGGACCCTGAAATTGCTTCCTTGTTAAAACGTATTGTGCTTATGTGCGGCTCGCCTACATATACCAGATACGATAATACAGGCGAGACCATGAGCGCTATGGAAAAGAGTGATGTTATTGTTTTGGGAAGTAAGGGAGTTATTGAAAATAACGCACTTATCGACCCTCACGCGACAAAGATTGTATATGGGGCAGATGTGCGGGAACACATTACCTGCGGTTTGAATGTGACCAGTCAGTTAATTATGAAGCCGGAGGAAGCGGAAGGTTTGTTCCGCCACCCGATTCTGGAACCAGTATTAGATATTGCCAGAGAGTGGTTTAAGGATGAAGAGAGAGTCACATTCCATGACCCGCTGGCAGCAGTTTCCCTGTTTCACGATGATGTGTGTTTATTTGAACAGGGGGACTTATTCATAGAAACAGACAGCTCTTTGCTTTCAGGATTCACTTACTGGAAGAAAAAGAGCGATGGGCGTCATAGAGTAGCCATGAAGGTTAATAAAGAGAAGTTTTTTGAACATTTGTTTGAGGTATTTTAA
- a CDS encoding amidohydrolase family protein yields MQTCDLLIKDGSLLIKYDQLEEHVDMAVSGGRILETGKELWKKYQAVETINGKGKLFMPGLIDSHMHTGQQLLKGLVLDAKPIIWTRIMLPFESTLTPDKMRLCAQAAALEMIKCGTAGFIDAGSYHMETAASVYEESGLRGALSYSTMDEEGLPESIAMDAEEALKRTDSLYDRFHGKGNLKVYYSLRALNSCSSRLVELEAMRARERGTMLQAHMNEYMGEINGIVDREGMRPYEYLEKMHVLGSNFLGAHSLILSEQEKSLVMERGVKTCHCPFSNCGKAVPDTPQLLEMGIPVGLGSDGAAHGGLSLWNEMKIFRSVMNIYHGVPNGNPKVMPAETILKIVLEGGAAALNEEGSLGRLEAGYKADIISINMDQPHLCPTGNKIHTLFECVNAGDVEDMIVGGRILMKNREVLSLDEERIMYESRKYMEENADTF; encoded by the coding sequence ATGCAGACATGTGATTTGTTAATAAAAGATGGTTCCCTGTTGATAAAGTATGACCAATTGGAGGAGCATGTGGATATGGCGGTTTCCGGGGGAAGGATTCTGGAGACCGGTAAGGAGCTGTGGAAAAAATATCAGGCCGTTGAGACAATAAACGGAAAAGGAAAGCTGTTTATGCCCGGTCTTATTGACAGCCATATGCACACGGGACAGCAGCTGCTAAAAGGGCTGGTGCTGGATGCAAAGCCCATAATCTGGACCAGAATCATGCTTCCCTTTGAGAGCACGCTGACTCCGGATAAAATGCGTCTCTGCGCCCAGGCAGCTGCTCTGGAGATGATAAAATGCGGTACGGCAGGATTCATCGACGCGGGCAGCTACCATATGGAGACAGCGGCTTCTGTCTACGAGGAAAGCGGCCTGCGCGGCGCACTGTCCTATTCCACCATGGATGAGGAGGGGCTGCCGGAGTCCATAGCCATGGACGCGGAGGAAGCGTTAAAGCGTACGGATTCCCTCTATGACAGGTTCCACGGAAAGGGAAACCTTAAGGTGTATTACTCTCTCCGGGCACTGAATTCCTGTTCCAGCCGTCTTGTGGAGCTGGAAGCTATGCGGGCCAGGGAACGGGGCACCATGCTTCAGGCCCATATGAACGAGTACATGGGGGAAATCAACGGTATCGTGGACCGGGAGGGAATGCGGCCCTATGAGTATCTGGAGAAAATGCATGTGCTGGGAAGCAATTTCCTGGGCGCCCACAGCCTGATACTTTCCGAGCAGGAGAAATCCCTGGTGATGGAGAGGGGCGTAAAGACCTGCCACTGTCCCTTCAGCAACTGCGGCAAAGCAGTGCCGGATACGCCGCAGCTTCTGGAAATGGGAATTCCGGTGGGCCTGGGTTCAGACGGAGCGGCCCACGGCGGCTTAAGCCTCTGGAATGAGATGAAGATATTCCGCTCTGTCATGAATATATACCACGGCGTTCCCAACGGAAATCCCAAGGTGATGCCGGCTGAGACTATTTTAAAGATTGTGCTGGAAGGCGGGGCCGCAGCCCTTAACGAGGAAGGAAGCCTGGGCCGTCTGGAAGCCGGATACAAGGCGGATATCATCAGCATTAACATGGACCAGCCCCATCTGTGCCCCACCGGAAACAAGATTCACACACTGTTTGAATGTGTAAATGCAGGCGATGTGGAGGATATGATAGTGGGAGGCCGGATTCTCATGAAGAACAGGGAGGTCCTGTCTCTGGACGAGGAGCGTATTATGTACGAATCCCGGAAGTATATGGAAGAAAATGCAGATACATTTTAA
- the xylB gene encoding xylulokinase, which translates to MSVILGIDLGTSSVKAMLLDSVKGVISVESSPYEVSIPFEGYAEQNPETWWLETKQVLGRLRDKNEQEFNEIQAVGFSGQMHGIVVADCEGKPLRPAILWLDQRSRKELESINSVLDFREMGEIFRNRAFTGFAFPSLMWLKEHEPEVLLKAGAVLMPKDYIRFRMTGNLASDVTDASATALFDTAKRDWAFGIIKKFGLPEEIFPVCKESMEVAGTVTRQCHEECGLKEGIPVVYGSGDQMAQSIGNGVFREGEVISNIGTGGQISAYIKEAKYDRELRTHTFCHALDKAYTIYGATLCSGMSLNWLKNKVLGIEDFNSMSHMAQEIDPGCRGLIFLPYLSGERTPHMNPSAKGMFFGLSLCQDRRYLTRAVMEGVTFSLRDSLTIFEELGIQCETVIASGGGSHSDVWLQIQADVFNKKVKVCEVDEQACLGACILAGTGCGIFNSIEEAARRFVSFREKVYEPIPEHVGLYEKQYRVFRELYVANERFMI; encoded by the coding sequence ATGTCAGTTATTCTGGGAATTGATTTGGGGACATCAAGCGTGAAAGCCATGCTTTTAGACAGCGTCAAAGGGGTTATCTCGGTAGAGAGCAGCCCTTATGAGGTATCTATACCATTTGAAGGGTATGCGGAGCAGAATCCGGAGACATGGTGGCTGGAGACAAAACAGGTACTGGGGCGTTTGAGAGATAAAAATGAACAGGAATTCAACGAGATTCAGGCAGTGGGTTTTTCCGGTCAGATGCATGGAATCGTGGTGGCAGACTGTGAGGGAAAGCCTCTTAGGCCAGCTATTCTATGGCTGGACCAGCGTTCCAGAAAAGAACTGGAGTCCATTAACAGCGTGCTGGATTTCAGGGAAATGGGAGAGATATTTAGAAACAGGGCATTTACCGGATTTGCCTTCCCGTCCCTTATGTGGCTGAAAGAGCATGAGCCGGAAGTGCTGCTAAAAGCCGGGGCAGTCCTGATGCCAAAGGATTATATCCGATTCAGGATGACGGGCAATCTGGCGTCGGATGTGACGGATGCTTCGGCTACCGCATTGTTTGACACAGCTAAAAGAGACTGGGCCTTTGGTATCATTAAAAAGTTTGGACTTCCCGAGGAGATATTTCCTGTCTGCAAAGAGTCCATGGAGGTGGCAGGGACAGTTACCAGACAATGCCATGAAGAATGCGGACTTAAGGAAGGAATTCCGGTTGTATATGGCAGCGGGGACCAGATGGCCCAGAGCATTGGAAATGGAGTATTCAGGGAAGGTGAGGTCATCTCAAATATAGGTACCGGGGGCCAGATATCCGCTTATATAAAGGAAGCAAAATATGACAGAGAGCTGAGGACCCATACCTTTTGCCATGCCCTGGATAAGGCATACACTATATACGGAGCTACTCTTTGCAGCGGAATGTCCTTAAATTGGCTGAAAAATAAAGTGCTGGGCATAGAGGATTTCAACAGCATGAGCCACATGGCCCAGGAGATAGATCCGGGCTGCAGAGGTCTGATATTTCTCCCATATCTGTCCGGAGAGAGGACACCGCATATGAATCCCAGTGCAAAAGGAATGTTTTTTGGTCTCAGTTTATGTCAGGACAGACGTTATCTGACCCGGGCCGTCATGGAAGGAGTGACGTTTAGTCTGAGAGATTCGCTGACTATTTTTGAGGAGCTGGGGATCCAGTGCGAAACTGTCATTGCTTCAGGGGGCGGTTCCCACAGTGATGTATGGCTGCAGATACAGGCGGATGTATTCAATAAAAAGGTAAAGGTTTGTGAAGTGGATGAACAGGCCTGTCTGGGTGCCTGTATTCTGGCAGGAACCGGGTGCGGGATATTTAACAGTATAGAGGAAGCTGCCCGCAGGTTTGTTAGTTTTCGTGAAAAGGTGTATGAGCCCATTCCAGAGCATGTGGGTCTTTATGAAAAACAGTACAGGGTCTTCCGGGAACTGTATGTAGCCAATGAGCGATTTATGATTTAA
- the gyrB gene encoding DNA topoisomerase (ATP-hydrolyzing) subunit B, with protein MNQTSALSPVTEDYGAAQIQILEGLEAVRKRPSMYIGSTSSQGLHHMVYEIVDNAVDEALAGHCTLIQVYLNKDGSVTVRDNGRGIPAGIQTKTGLSAIQVVFTVLHAGGKFDDSNYKVSGGLHGVGASVVNALSSHLHVQVDQDGFSYAQSYERGIPAAPVKQLGPCSQGTHGTTVTFMPDQDIFPSIAWDRNILEERLRETAFLTQGLEISLYDLRRDPAGEATCPVTAWSRTFCFQNGLKDFVSWLEQDGEPLYTGIISGRHETDKVQAEFALVHNSSYSEQLLSFANNISTPEGGTHVTGFRQALSRAVNDYARNAKLLKDTDSSLSRDELSEGLTAVLSVRLQDAQFEGQTKQKLGSSHVRPVVEQMVYTRLTLFLEQNPAAAKAICDKAMLARKARTAARTAREMARRKTALSGLSLPGKLADCSSKNPGECELFIVEGDSAGGSAKLARSRENQAVLPLRGKILNVEKASLDRISANAEIKAMISAFGTGILDTFSLENLRYNKIILMTDADVDGAHITTLLLTFLFRFMPKLIEEGHVFLAQPPLYRVEKGKKLWYAYSDSELEQTINAIGRDGTYKIQRYKGLGEMDAGQLWETTMDPSRRTLLRITINDMEMYHETCQTFSILMGDEVEPRKNFILEHAQYISMLDI; from the coding sequence ATGAATCAGACATCAGCCTTATCCCCGGTAACAGAAGACTACGGCGCTGCCCAGATACAGATACTGGAGGGGTTGGAAGCAGTGCGCAAGCGCCCCAGCATGTACATCGGCAGCACGTCCTCACAGGGGCTTCACCACATGGTATATGAAATCGTGGACAATGCCGTGGATGAAGCTCTGGCAGGCCACTGCACCCTGATTCAGGTATACCTGAACAAAGACGGCTCTGTAACGGTCCGCGACAACGGCAGGGGAATTCCGGCGGGAATCCAGACAAAAACAGGACTGTCCGCCATCCAGGTGGTATTTACAGTTCTCCATGCCGGCGGAAAGTTCGACGACAGCAACTATAAGGTTTCAGGAGGCCTTCACGGTGTGGGGGCTTCTGTAGTCAATGCGCTGTCCTCCCATCTGCATGTGCAGGTGGACCAGGACGGCTTTTCCTACGCCCAGTCTTATGAACGCGGCATACCTGCAGCCCCTGTAAAACAACTGGGTCCGTGCAGTCAGGGGACCCACGGCACCACAGTGACCTTTATGCCGGACCAGGACATTTTCCCTTCCATTGCCTGGGACAGGAATATTCTGGAGGAACGGCTCCGGGAGACAGCGTTCCTGACACAGGGTCTGGAGATATCCCTGTACGATTTGCGGAGGGACCCGGCCGGCGAGGCAACCTGTCCGGTGACCGCCTGGTCCCGTACCTTCTGTTTCCAGAACGGGCTTAAGGACTTTGTATCCTGGCTGGAGCAGGACGGTGAACCCCTTTATACAGGAATCATTTCCGGCCGCCATGAGACAGATAAGGTGCAGGCGGAATTTGCCCTTGTGCACAACTCCTCCTACAGCGAGCAGCTCTTAAGCTTTGCCAATAACATTTCCACACCAGAGGGCGGCACCCATGTGACGGGTTTCCGCCAGGCGCTGTCCAGGGCAGTCAATGACTATGCCCGAAACGCAAAGCTTTTAAAGGACACGGATTCCTCCCTGAGCCGGGACGAGCTCTCCGAGGGTCTGACCGCGGTCTTAAGTGTACGTCTCCAGGACGCCCAGTTTGAAGGCCAGACAAAGCAAAAACTGGGAAGCAGCCATGTGCGCCCGGTGGTGGAGCAGATGGTGTATACACGTCTCACGCTGTTCCTGGAACAGAATCCCGCGGCGGCAAAGGCCATATGCGACAAGGCCATGTTAGCCAGGAAGGCCAGAACCGCTGCCAGAACCGCCAGGGAAATGGCCCGCCGCAAAACCGCGCTGTCCGGACTCTCCCTTCCCGGCAAGCTGGCGGACTGTTCCAGCAAAAATCCCGGAGAATGTGAGCTGTTCATCGTGGAAGGCGACTCGGCAGGCGGATCAGCCAAGCTGGCCAGAAGCCGCGAAAACCAGGCGGTTCTCCCCCTCCGGGGCAAGATACTCAATGTGGAGAAGGCGTCCCTGGACAGAATCAGCGCCAACGCGGAAATTAAGGCCATGATTTCCGCCTTCGGCACAGGCATACTGGACACATTTTCCCTTGAAAACCTGCGGTACAACAAAATCATCCTTATGACTGACGCGGATGTGGACGGCGCCCATATCACCACGCTTCTGCTGACCTTCCTCTTTCGGTTCATGCCGAAGCTGATCGAGGAGGGACACGTATTTTTGGCCCAGCCCCCTCTTTACCGGGTAGAAAAAGGAAAGAAACTCTGGTATGCTTATAGTGACAGCGAGCTTGAGCAGACCATAAACGCCATCGGGCGGGACGGCACCTACAAAATCCAGCGCTACAAGGGGCTGGGAGAAATGGATGCCGGACAGCTCTGGGAAACCACCATGGACCCCTCCAGGCGCACGCTCCTGCGCATAACCATAAATGACATGGAAATGTACCATGAGACCTGCCAGACATTCTCCATCCTAATGGGAGACGAAGTGGAGCCCCGGAAAAATTTCATTCTGGAACATGCGCAGTATATTTCCATGCTGGATATCTGA
- a CDS encoding LysR family transcriptional regulator, with product MNRDDLQLFMTILEENNLIKAAEQLYLSPSTAGSRLRAMEEELGYPLFERRKGVKSALPTSRGLAFSHIASQMLALWNEADQIGGMSDSPFLTIATVDSFLDYNLTPFYRELISLHGFSLDIKCYPADMIYSLVSSKQADVGFALYDISTPHVNVTPLSEDDMVLVVPEGSGLIPAEDCPAQPVHPSVLPPDRELFTGSSANSNIGWGPQFKLWHDRYIRSGSRPLVTATSISILNDFLEARDYWTIMPSTTAMGLKKQYPVRILPLSPAPPRRTLYMLKHNTPSRISLENMTLFTGYLNEYLDRKNSLIL from the coding sequence TTGAACCGGGATGATTTACAGCTTTTCATGACCATACTGGAAGAAAATAATCTAATAAAGGCAGCCGAACAGCTCTACCTCTCACCATCCACTGCCGGATCTCGGCTGAGAGCCATGGAGGAAGAGCTGGGCTACCCGCTTTTTGAGCGCAGAAAGGGAGTCAAGTCCGCCCTGCCCACATCCAGGGGACTTGCCTTTTCCCATATCGCGTCCCAGATGCTGGCCCTTTGGAATGAAGCGGACCAGATAGGGGGAATGAGCGATTCCCCCTTCCTGACCATTGCCACAGTGGACAGCTTTCTGGACTATAATCTGACGCCGTTTTACAGGGAGCTCATATCCCTGCACGGTTTTTCCCTGGATATCAAATGCTATCCCGCGGACATGATTTACTCCCTTGTAAGCAGCAAACAGGCTGATGTGGGATTTGCCCTCTATGACATCAGCACCCCCCATGTAAATGTGACCCCTCTCTCAGAGGATGACATGGTGCTTGTGGTTCCGGAAGGCTCCGGTCTGATACCTGCAGAGGATTGTCCTGCTCAACCGGTTCATCCGTCCGTCCTCCCTCCTGACAGGGAGCTTTTTACCGGCTCCTCCGCCAACAGCAACATCGGATGGGGTCCCCAGTTTAAGCTGTGGCACGACCGGTATATCAGATCCGGCTCCCGACCCCTGGTGACAGCCACCAGTATTTCCATATTGAATGATTTCCTGGAAGCCAGGGATTACTGGACCATCATGCCCTCCACCACGGCCATGGGACTAAAAAAGCAGTACCCTGTCCGGATACTGCCCCTGTCACCGGCTCCTCCCCGGCGTACCCTCTATATGCTGAAACATAATACCCCTTCCAGGATATCGCTGGAGAACATGACTCTCTTTACGGGATATCTGAATGAGTATCTGGACAGGAAAAATTCGTTAATACTGTAA
- a CDS encoding sulfite exporter TauE/SafE family protein, protein MVFWMIVMAANLVVGAFVGLTGVAGFLLPIVYTSPLGMGVTEGLALSFAAFIVSGALGSVNYNKAGNLDIPFGIRLSLGSLAGAVLGVKLNLIIPESTVKVILYVVVLLSGISILLRKDKSQEESGRAYVISDHLAATLILGFVTGAVCSLSGAGGPVLVMPLLVVLGIGIRTAVGVALFNSVFIGIPACIGYMMQCSVKDLLPVMAAALVFHGIGVVYGSRNAVKINQILLKKGIAVFSILIAIWKLAL, encoded by the coding sequence ATGGTGTTCTGGATGATTGTTATGGCAGCGAACCTGGTAGTTGGCGCGTTTGTAGGACTTACGGGGGTGGCAGGCTTTCTGCTTCCCATCGTGTATACAAGTCCTCTGGGAATGGGGGTGACGGAGGGGCTGGCGCTGAGCTTTGCGGCATTCATTGTGTCGGGGGCCCTGGGATCCGTCAATTATAACAAGGCGGGAAACCTGGATATCCCATTCGGCATCCGCCTCAGTCTGGGAAGCCTTGCAGGCGCTGTCCTGGGAGTGAAATTGAATCTCATCATTCCGGAATCCACGGTAAAGGTTATCCTGTACGTGGTGGTCCTTCTCTCCGGTATTTCCATCCTGCTCCGCAAGGATAAGAGCCAGGAGGAGAGCGGCAGGGCATATGTCATCTCAGATCACCTGGCAGCCACACTGATTCTGGGATTTGTCACAGGAGCCGTGTGCTCCCTGTCAGGCGCCGGGGGACCGGTGCTGGTCATGCCCCTTTTGGTGGTTCTGGGAATCGGCATCAGGACCGCGGTGGGAGTGGCCCTCTTTAACTCTGTGTTCATCGGCATACCTGCCTGCATCGGATACATGATGCAGTGCTCCGTCAAGGATCTTCTGCCTGTTATGGCGGCGGCCCTTGTGTTCCACGGCATAGGAGTTGTATACGGAAGCAGGAATGCGGTTAAAATCAATCAGATTCTTCTGAAAAAAGGCATTGCTGTATTTTCTATATTGATAGCTATATGGAAGCTGGCCCTCTAA
- a CDS encoding sugar phosphate isomerase/epimerase family protein — MKYGIYFAYWTKEWFADYKKYMDKVSALGFDVLEISCAALRDVYTTKEQLIELREYAKEKGLVLTAGYGPTKAENLCSEDPEAVRRAMTFFKDLLPKLQLMDIHILGGGLYSYWPVDFTINNDKQGDRARAVRNLRELSKTAEECDVVLGMEVLNRYEGYILNTCEEAIDFVDEIGSSHVKIMLDTFHMNIEETNMADAIRKAGDRLGHLHLGEQNRLVPGKGSLPWAEIGQALRDINYQGAAVMEPFVMQGGTIGSEIKVWRDMVPDLSEEALDRDAKGALEFCRHVFGI, encoded by the coding sequence ATGAAATATGGTATTTATTTTGCTTATTGGACGAAGGAATGGTTTGCTGATTATAAGAAGTATATGGATAAGGTGTCTGCTTTGGGGTTTGATGTCCTGGAAATTTCCTGTGCAGCCCTCAGAGATGTATACACAACCAAGGAACAGCTGATTGAGCTACGTGAATACGCCAAAGAAAAAGGGCTTGTTCTAACAGCTGGTTATGGACCTACTAAAGCAGAAAATCTGTGTTCAGAAGACCCGGAGGCAGTGAGACGGGCCATGACATTCTTCAAGGACCTGCTTCCAAAGCTGCAGTTAATGGATATCCATATCCTGGGAGGGGGATTATATTCCTACTGGCCCGTGGATTTTACCATTAATAATGACAAGCAGGGAGACCGGGCCAGGGCTGTCAGGAATCTGAGGGAATTGTCCAAAACAGCGGAGGAATGTGACGTGGTGCTTGGAATGGAGGTACTGAACCGCTATGAGGGGTATATTCTTAATACCTGTGAAGAGGCAATTGATTTTGTCGATGAGATTGGAAGCAGCCATGTAAAAATCATGCTGGATACTTTCCATATGAATATTGAAGAGACAAATATGGCTGATGCAATCCGCAAGGCGGGAGACAGGCTGGGACATCTCCATCTGGGAGAACAGAACCGCCTGGTGCCGGGAAAAGGCAGCCTGCCATGGGCTGAGATAGGGCAGGCGCTCCGTGATATTAACTATCAGGGAGCCGCTGTCATGGAACCTTTTGTCATGCAGGGAGGGACCATCGGTTCTGAGATAAAGGTATGGAGAGACATGGTGCCGGATCTTTCTGAGGAAGCACTGGACAGGGATGCAAAGGGTGCGCTGGAATTCTGCAGGCATGTGTTTGGTATCTAA